In a single window of the Canis lupus dingo isolate Sandy chromosome 18, ASM325472v2, whole genome shotgun sequence genome:
- the ANO9 gene encoding anoctamin-9 isoform X4 has product MGTEGDSFPLMEVNTGDPEASEPWDYVLVADRRGQRATRQAHRQLQFLEELKRKGFRYKMMEDGEKVFFGIRAESRIFDLYRTLLMESEGPGSRTQPAGPAPIPASTRIRIVNFVLNNTTAAGDTLDDLVKSGVFETRFVLHKGQDDLRKEWAQWRRVLRPQPIDDIRDYFGEKVALYFAWLGWYTYMLVPAAAVGLLVFLSGFALFNASQISKEICEAHDILLCPRGDHSRRYQQLSDTCTFAKLTHLFDNEGTVVFAIFMALWATVFLEIWKRQRARVVLHWDLYGWDEDQEEMALQLINHRDYQLRPHQHSYLRSSVILILSVLMICLMIGMAHLLVVYRVLAAALFNSTLLFQEEQVTTAVVVTGALFHYVVILIMTKVNKCVALKLCDFEKPRTFSERESKFTTKFFTLQFFAHFSSLIYIAFILGRINGHPGKSVRLAGLWKLEECHLSGCMMDLFLQMAIIMGLKQTLSNCAEYLGPWLAYKCRLMRFKLGRASGDPELRDMQHNYLLNPVNTFSLFDEFMEMMIQYGFTTIFVAAFPLAPLLALISNLVEIRLDAIKMVRLQRRLVPRKAKDIGTWLQVLETIGVLAVIANGMVIAFTSEFIPRVVYKYHYGPCRLGAQPAVDCLTGYVNHSLSVFYTKDFQDPVQAEGSENITECRYRDYRDTQDYSLSEQFWVLLAIRLLFLILFEHVALCIKLIAAWFVPDVPQSVKNKVLEEKYRALRDKMCSSSKSTDV; this is encoded by the exons ATGGGGACGGAAGGGGACAGCTTCCCGCTGATGGAGGTCAACACCGGTGAC cccgaGGCCTCTGAGCCGTGGGATTACGTCCTCGTGGCCGACCGCCGAGGCCAGAGAGCTACCCGGCAGGCCCACCGGCAGCTGCAGTTCCTGGAGGAGCTCAAGAGAAAGGGCTTCCGTTACAAG ATGATGGAAGACGGCGAGAAGGTGTTCTTTGGGATCCGAGCAGAGAGCAGGATCTTTGACCTGTACCGCACACTCCTCATGGAGTCCGAGGGTCCTGGCTCCAGGACGCAGCCCGCCGGGCCAGCCCCCATCCCAGCCAGCACCAG AATCCGAATTGTCAACTTTGTACTAAACAACACGACGGCCGCTGGTG ACACCCTGGACGACTTGGTGAAGAGTGGGGTGTTTGAGACCAGATTCGTGCTGCACAAG GGGCAGGACGACCTCAGGAAGGAGTGGGCGCAGTGGAGGCGCGTGCTCCGCCCGCAGCCGATCGACGACATCAG GGACTACTTCGGCGAGAAGGTGGCCCTGTACTTCGCCTGGCTCGGCTGGTACACCTACATGCTGGTACCCGCCGCCGCCGTGGGCCTCCTCGTCTTCCTCAGCGGCTTCGCCCTGTTCAACGCCAGCCAGATCAG CAAGGAGATCTGCGAGGCCCACGACATCCTCCTGTGCCCTCGCGGCGACCACAGCCGCAGGTACCAGCAGCTCTCGGACACCTGCACCTTCGCCAAG CTCACGCACCTCTTCGACAACGAGGGCACCGTGGTCTTCGCCATCTTCATGGCTCTGTGGG CCACCGTGTTCCTGGAGATCTGGAAGCGGCAGCGGGCCCGTGTGGTCCTGCACTGGGACCTGTACGGCTGGGACGAGGACCAG GAGGAGATGGCGCTTCAGCTCATCAACCACCGCGACTACCAGCTGCGGCCGCACCAGCACTCCTACCTGAGGAGCAGCGTCATCCTCATCCTGTCTGTGCTCATG aTCTGCCTCATGATCGGCATGGCCCACCTGCTGGTGGTCTACCGGGTCCTGGCCGCCGCCCTCTTCAACTCCACCCTGCTGTTCCAGGAAGAGCAGGTGACCACGGCTGTGGTGGTGACCGGCGCCCTGTTCCACTATGTGGTCATCCTCATCATGACCAAG GTCAACAAGTGTGTGGCGCTGAAGCTTTGTGACTTTG AGAAGCCCAGGACCTTCTCGGAGCGTGAGAGCAAGTTCACCACGAAGTTCTTCACTCTGCAGTTCTTTGCCCACTTCTCATCCCTCATCTACATTGCCTTCATCCTGGGCAG GATCAACGGTCACCCCGGGAAGTCTGTGCGCCTGGCGGGGCTGTGGAAGCTGGAGGAG TGCCATCTCAGCGGCTGCATGATGGACCTGTTCCTGCAGATGGCCATCATCATGGGTCTGAAGCAAACGCTCAGCAACTGTGCGGAGTACCTGGGCCC GTGGCTGGCTTACAAATGTCGCTTGATGCGCTTCAAGCTGGGCCGTGCATCTGGGGACCCCGAGCTCAGGGACATGCAGCACAACTACCTCCTGAACCCAGTCAACACCTTCAGCCTCTTTGACGAGTTCATGGAGATGA TGATCCAGTATGGCTTCACAACCATCTTCGTGGCCGCCTTCCCTCTCGCCCCGCTGCTCGCGCTCATCAGCAACCTCGTGGAGATCCGCCTGGACGCCATCAAGATGGTCAGGCTGCAGCGGCGCCTGGTGCCCCGCAAGGCCAAGGACATCG GGACCTGGCTGCAGGTGCTGGAGACCATTGGGGTGCTGGCAGTCATCGCCAACGGGATGGTCATCGCCTTCACTTCTGAGTTCATCCCCCGAGTGGTGTACAAGTACCATTATGGCCCCTGCCGACTGGGGGCCCAGCCTGCAGTGGA CTGCCTCACGGGCTACGTCAACCACAGCCTGTCTGTGTTCTACACCAAGGACTTCCAGGACCCCGTCCAGGCAGAAGGCTCAGAGAACATCACCGAGTGCAG GTACCGCGACTACCGCGACACCCAGGACTACAGCTTGTCGGAGCAGTTCTGGGTCCTGCTGGCCATCCGCCTGCTGTTCCTCATCCTCTTCGAG cacgtGGCCTTGTGCATCAAGCTCATCGCTGCCTGGTTCGTGCCTGATGTCCCTCAGTCCGTAAAGAACAAGGTTCTGGAGGAGAAGTACCGGGCACTCCGGGACAAGATGTG CTCCAGCTCCAAGAGCACAGACGTGTAA
- the ANO9 gene encoding anoctamin-9 isoform X3, with amino-acid sequence MGTEGDSFPLMEVNTGDPEASEPWDYVLVADRRGQRATRQAHRQLQFLEELKRKGFRYKMMEDGEKVFFGIRAESRIFDLYRTLLMESEGPGSRTQPAGPAPIPASTRIRIVNFVLNNTTAAGDTLDDLVKSGVFETRFVLHKGQDDLRKEWAQWRRVLRPQPIDDIRDYFGEKVALYFAWLGWYTYMLVPAAAVGLLVFLSGFALFNASQISKEICEAHDILLCPRGDHSRRYQQLSDTCTFAKLTHLFDNEGTVVFAIFMALWATVFLEIWKRQRARVVLHWDLYGWDEDQEEMALQLINHRDYQLRPHQHSYLRSSVILILSVLMICLMIGMAHLLVVYRVLAAALFNSTLLFQEEQVTTAVVVTGALFHYVVILIMTKVNKCVALKLCDFEKPRTFSERESKFTTKFFTLQFFAHFSSLIYIAFILGRINGHPGKSVRLAGLWKLEECHLSGCMMDLFLQMAIIMGLKQTLSNCAEYLGPWLAYKCRLMRFKLGRASGDPELRDMQHNYLLNPVNTFSLFDEFMEMMIQYGFTTIFVAAFPLAPLLALISNLVEIRLDAIKMVRLQRRLVPRKAKDIGTWLQVLETIGVLAVIANGMVIAFTSEFIPRVVYKYHYGPCRLGAQPAVDCLTGYVNHSLSVFYTKDFQDPVQAEGSENITECRYRDYRDTQDYSLSEQFWVLLAIRLLFLILFELQLQEHRRVRDAELPKRLRTTRHLPPHSQRTWGSPELCVWGPRGVVSGTLWSVRAQPRLEFWPPTHRAGRGGFASQHTPQEERPVC; translated from the exons ATGGGGACGGAAGGGGACAGCTTCCCGCTGATGGAGGTCAACACCGGTGAC cccgaGGCCTCTGAGCCGTGGGATTACGTCCTCGTGGCCGACCGCCGAGGCCAGAGAGCTACCCGGCAGGCCCACCGGCAGCTGCAGTTCCTGGAGGAGCTCAAGAGAAAGGGCTTCCGTTACAAG ATGATGGAAGACGGCGAGAAGGTGTTCTTTGGGATCCGAGCAGAGAGCAGGATCTTTGACCTGTACCGCACACTCCTCATGGAGTCCGAGGGTCCTGGCTCCAGGACGCAGCCCGCCGGGCCAGCCCCCATCCCAGCCAGCACCAG AATCCGAATTGTCAACTTTGTACTAAACAACACGACGGCCGCTGGTG ACACCCTGGACGACTTGGTGAAGAGTGGGGTGTTTGAGACCAGATTCGTGCTGCACAAG GGGCAGGACGACCTCAGGAAGGAGTGGGCGCAGTGGAGGCGCGTGCTCCGCCCGCAGCCGATCGACGACATCAG GGACTACTTCGGCGAGAAGGTGGCCCTGTACTTCGCCTGGCTCGGCTGGTACACCTACATGCTGGTACCCGCCGCCGCCGTGGGCCTCCTCGTCTTCCTCAGCGGCTTCGCCCTGTTCAACGCCAGCCAGATCAG CAAGGAGATCTGCGAGGCCCACGACATCCTCCTGTGCCCTCGCGGCGACCACAGCCGCAGGTACCAGCAGCTCTCGGACACCTGCACCTTCGCCAAG CTCACGCACCTCTTCGACAACGAGGGCACCGTGGTCTTCGCCATCTTCATGGCTCTGTGGG CCACCGTGTTCCTGGAGATCTGGAAGCGGCAGCGGGCCCGTGTGGTCCTGCACTGGGACCTGTACGGCTGGGACGAGGACCAG GAGGAGATGGCGCTTCAGCTCATCAACCACCGCGACTACCAGCTGCGGCCGCACCAGCACTCCTACCTGAGGAGCAGCGTCATCCTCATCCTGTCTGTGCTCATG aTCTGCCTCATGATCGGCATGGCCCACCTGCTGGTGGTCTACCGGGTCCTGGCCGCCGCCCTCTTCAACTCCACCCTGCTGTTCCAGGAAGAGCAGGTGACCACGGCTGTGGTGGTGACCGGCGCCCTGTTCCACTATGTGGTCATCCTCATCATGACCAAG GTCAACAAGTGTGTGGCGCTGAAGCTTTGTGACTTTG AGAAGCCCAGGACCTTCTCGGAGCGTGAGAGCAAGTTCACCACGAAGTTCTTCACTCTGCAGTTCTTTGCCCACTTCTCATCCCTCATCTACATTGCCTTCATCCTGGGCAG GATCAACGGTCACCCCGGGAAGTCTGTGCGCCTGGCGGGGCTGTGGAAGCTGGAGGAG TGCCATCTCAGCGGCTGCATGATGGACCTGTTCCTGCAGATGGCCATCATCATGGGTCTGAAGCAAACGCTCAGCAACTGTGCGGAGTACCTGGGCCC GTGGCTGGCTTACAAATGTCGCTTGATGCGCTTCAAGCTGGGCCGTGCATCTGGGGACCCCGAGCTCAGGGACATGCAGCACAACTACCTCCTGAACCCAGTCAACACCTTCAGCCTCTTTGACGAGTTCATGGAGATGA TGATCCAGTATGGCTTCACAACCATCTTCGTGGCCGCCTTCCCTCTCGCCCCGCTGCTCGCGCTCATCAGCAACCTCGTGGAGATCCGCCTGGACGCCATCAAGATGGTCAGGCTGCAGCGGCGCCTGGTGCCCCGCAAGGCCAAGGACATCG GGACCTGGCTGCAGGTGCTGGAGACCATTGGGGTGCTGGCAGTCATCGCCAACGGGATGGTCATCGCCTTCACTTCTGAGTTCATCCCCCGAGTGGTGTACAAGTACCATTATGGCCCCTGCCGACTGGGGGCCCAGCCTGCAGTGGA CTGCCTCACGGGCTACGTCAACCACAGCCTGTCTGTGTTCTACACCAAGGACTTCCAGGACCCCGTCCAGGCAGAAGGCTCAGAGAACATCACCGAGTGCAG GTACCGCGACTACCGCGACACCCAGGACTACAGCTTGTCGGAGCAGTTCTGGGTCCTGCTGGCCATCCGCCTGCTGTTCCTCATCCTCTTCGAG CTCCAGCTCCAAGAGCACAGACGTGTAAGAGACGCCGAGCTGCCCAAGAGGCTGAGAACCACCCGCCACCTGCCACCCCACTCGCAGCGGACGTGGGGGTCCCCGGAGCTCTGTGTGTGGGGGCCGCGGGGTGTTGTGAGCGGCACCCTGTGGTCTGTGAGGGCTCAGCCCCGACTTGAATTCTGGCCCCCCACCCACAGAGCTGGGCGAGGGGGGTTTGCCTCTCAGCACACACCACAGGAGGAGCGGCCTGTTTGCTGA
- the ANO9 gene encoding anoctamin-9 isoform X2, whose product MGTEGDSFPLMEVNTGDPEASEPWDYVLVADRRGQRATRQAHRQLQFLEELKRKGFRYKMMEDGEKVFFGIRAESRIFDLYRTLLMESEGPGSRTQPAGPAPIPASTRIRIVNFVLNNTTAAGDTLDDLVKSGVFETRFVLHKGQDDLRKEWAQWRRVLRPQPIDDIRDYFGEKVALYFAWLGWYTYMLVPAAAVGLLVFLSGFALFNASQISKEICEAHDILLCPRGDHSRRYQQLSDTCTFAKLTHLFDNEGTVVFAIFMALWATVFLEIWKRQRARVVLHWDLYGWDEDQEEMALQLINHRDYQLRPHQHSYLRSSVILILSVLMICLMIGMAHLLVVYRVLAAALFNSTLLFQEEQVTTAVVVTGALFHYVVILIMTKRSPGPSRSVRASSPRSSSLCSSLPTSHPSSTLPSSWAVLRSTPTREGRATSSSLTVLPRINGHPGKSVRLAGLWKLEECHLSGCMMDLFLQMAIIMGLKQTLSNCAEYLGPWLAYKCRLMRFKLGRASGDPELRDMQHNYLLNPVNTFSLFDEFMEMMIQYGFTTIFVAAFPLAPLLALISNLVEIRLDAIKMVRLQRRLVPRKAKDIGTWLQVLETIGVLAVIANGMVIAFTSEFIPRVVYKYHYGPCRLGAQPAVDCLTGYVNHSLSVFYTKDFQDPVQAEGSENITECRYRDYRDTQDYSLSEQFWVLLAIRLLFLILFELQLQEHRRVRDAELPKRLRTTRHLPPHSQRTWGSPELCVWGPRGVVSGTLWSVRAQPRLEFWPPTHRAGRGGFASQHTPQEERPVC is encoded by the exons ATGGGGACGGAAGGGGACAGCTTCCCGCTGATGGAGGTCAACACCGGTGAC cccgaGGCCTCTGAGCCGTGGGATTACGTCCTCGTGGCCGACCGCCGAGGCCAGAGAGCTACCCGGCAGGCCCACCGGCAGCTGCAGTTCCTGGAGGAGCTCAAGAGAAAGGGCTTCCGTTACAAG ATGATGGAAGACGGCGAGAAGGTGTTCTTTGGGATCCGAGCAGAGAGCAGGATCTTTGACCTGTACCGCACACTCCTCATGGAGTCCGAGGGTCCTGGCTCCAGGACGCAGCCCGCCGGGCCAGCCCCCATCCCAGCCAGCACCAG AATCCGAATTGTCAACTTTGTACTAAACAACACGACGGCCGCTGGTG ACACCCTGGACGACTTGGTGAAGAGTGGGGTGTTTGAGACCAGATTCGTGCTGCACAAG GGGCAGGACGACCTCAGGAAGGAGTGGGCGCAGTGGAGGCGCGTGCTCCGCCCGCAGCCGATCGACGACATCAG GGACTACTTCGGCGAGAAGGTGGCCCTGTACTTCGCCTGGCTCGGCTGGTACACCTACATGCTGGTACCCGCCGCCGCCGTGGGCCTCCTCGTCTTCCTCAGCGGCTTCGCCCTGTTCAACGCCAGCCAGATCAG CAAGGAGATCTGCGAGGCCCACGACATCCTCCTGTGCCCTCGCGGCGACCACAGCCGCAGGTACCAGCAGCTCTCGGACACCTGCACCTTCGCCAAG CTCACGCACCTCTTCGACAACGAGGGCACCGTGGTCTTCGCCATCTTCATGGCTCTGTGGG CCACCGTGTTCCTGGAGATCTGGAAGCGGCAGCGGGCCCGTGTGGTCCTGCACTGGGACCTGTACGGCTGGGACGAGGACCAG GAGGAGATGGCGCTTCAGCTCATCAACCACCGCGACTACCAGCTGCGGCCGCACCAGCACTCCTACCTGAGGAGCAGCGTCATCCTCATCCTGTCTGTGCTCATG aTCTGCCTCATGATCGGCATGGCCCACCTGCTGGTGGTCTACCGGGTCCTGGCCGCCGCCCTCTTCAACTCCACCCTGCTGTTCCAGGAAGAGCAGGTGACCACGGCTGTGGTGGTGACCGGCGCCCTGTTCCACTATGTGGTCATCCTCATCATGACCAAG AGAAGCCCAGGACCTTCTCGGAGCGTGAGAGCAAGTTCACCACGAAGTTCTTCACTCTGCAGTTCTTTGCCCACTTCTCATCCCTCATCTACATTGCCTTCATCCTGGGCAG TCCTCCGCTCCACCCCCACTCGGGAAGGTCGCGCCACCTCCTCCAGCCTGACTGTCCTTCCCAGGATCAACGGTCACCCCGGGAAGTCTGTGCGCCTGGCGGGGCTGTGGAAGCTGGAGGAG TGCCATCTCAGCGGCTGCATGATGGACCTGTTCCTGCAGATGGCCATCATCATGGGTCTGAAGCAAACGCTCAGCAACTGTGCGGAGTACCTGGGCCC GTGGCTGGCTTACAAATGTCGCTTGATGCGCTTCAAGCTGGGCCGTGCATCTGGGGACCCCGAGCTCAGGGACATGCAGCACAACTACCTCCTGAACCCAGTCAACACCTTCAGCCTCTTTGACGAGTTCATGGAGATGA TGATCCAGTATGGCTTCACAACCATCTTCGTGGCCGCCTTCCCTCTCGCCCCGCTGCTCGCGCTCATCAGCAACCTCGTGGAGATCCGCCTGGACGCCATCAAGATGGTCAGGCTGCAGCGGCGCCTGGTGCCCCGCAAGGCCAAGGACATCG GGACCTGGCTGCAGGTGCTGGAGACCATTGGGGTGCTGGCAGTCATCGCCAACGGGATGGTCATCGCCTTCACTTCTGAGTTCATCCCCCGAGTGGTGTACAAGTACCATTATGGCCCCTGCCGACTGGGGGCCCAGCCTGCAGTGGA CTGCCTCACGGGCTACGTCAACCACAGCCTGTCTGTGTTCTACACCAAGGACTTCCAGGACCCCGTCCAGGCAGAAGGCTCAGAGAACATCACCGAGTGCAG GTACCGCGACTACCGCGACACCCAGGACTACAGCTTGTCGGAGCAGTTCTGGGTCCTGCTGGCCATCCGCCTGCTGTTCCTCATCCTCTTCGAG CTCCAGCTCCAAGAGCACAGACGTGTAAGAGACGCCGAGCTGCCCAAGAGGCTGAGAACCACCCGCCACCTGCCACCCCACTCGCAGCGGACGTGGGGGTCCCCGGAGCTCTGTGTGTGGGGGCCGCGGGGTGTTGTGAGCGGCACCCTGTGGTCTGTGAGGGCTCAGCCCCGACTTGAATTCTGGCCCCCCACCCACAGAGCTGGGCGAGGGGGGTTTGCCTCTCAGCACACACCACAGGAGGAGCGGCCTGTTTGCTGA
- the ANO9 gene encoding anoctamin-9 isoform X1: MGTEGDSFPLMEVNTGDPEASEPWDYVLVADRRGQRATRQAHRQLQFLEELKRKGFRYKMMEDGEKVFFGIRAESRIFDLYRTLLMESEGPGSRTQPAGPAPIPASTRIRIVNFVLNNTTAAGDTLDDLVKSGVFETRFVLHKGQDDLRKEWAQWRRVLRPQPIDDIRDYFGEKVALYFAWLGWYTYMLVPAAAVGLLVFLSGFALFNASQISKEICEAHDILLCPRGDHSRRYQQLSDTCTFAKLTHLFDNEGTVVFAIFMALWGECRRAPAGSLSPGAASPGTPRPLSAPVRSHRVPGDLEAAAGPCGPALGPVRLGRGPGGDGASAHQPPRLPAAAAPALLPEEQRHPHPVCAHDLPHDRHGPPAGGLPGPGRRPLQLHPAVPGRAGDHGCGGDRRPVPLCGHPHHDQEKPRTFSERESKFTTKFFTLQFFAHFSSLIYIAFILGRINGHPGKSVRLAGLWKLEECHLSGCMMDLFLQMAIIMGLKQTLSNCAEYLGPWLAYKCRLMRFKLGRASGDPELRDMQHNYLLNPVNTFSLFDEFMEMMIQYGFTTIFVAAFPLAPLLALISNLVEIRLDAIKMVRLQRRLVPRKAKDIGTWLQVLETIGVLAVIANGMVIAFTSEFIPRVVYKYHYGPCRLGAQPAVDCLTGYVNHSLSVFYTKDFQDPVQAEGSENITECRYRDYRDTQDYSLSEQFWVLLAIRLLFLILFELQLQEHRRVRDAELPKRLRTTRHLPPHSQRTWGSPELCVWGPRGVVSGTLWSVRAQPRLEFWPPTHRAGRGGFASQHTPQEERPVC; the protein is encoded by the exons ATGGGGACGGAAGGGGACAGCTTCCCGCTGATGGAGGTCAACACCGGTGAC cccgaGGCCTCTGAGCCGTGGGATTACGTCCTCGTGGCCGACCGCCGAGGCCAGAGAGCTACCCGGCAGGCCCACCGGCAGCTGCAGTTCCTGGAGGAGCTCAAGAGAAAGGGCTTCCGTTACAAG ATGATGGAAGACGGCGAGAAGGTGTTCTTTGGGATCCGAGCAGAGAGCAGGATCTTTGACCTGTACCGCACACTCCTCATGGAGTCCGAGGGTCCTGGCTCCAGGACGCAGCCCGCCGGGCCAGCCCCCATCCCAGCCAGCACCAG AATCCGAATTGTCAACTTTGTACTAAACAACACGACGGCCGCTGGTG ACACCCTGGACGACTTGGTGAAGAGTGGGGTGTTTGAGACCAGATTCGTGCTGCACAAG GGGCAGGACGACCTCAGGAAGGAGTGGGCGCAGTGGAGGCGCGTGCTCCGCCCGCAGCCGATCGACGACATCAG GGACTACTTCGGCGAGAAGGTGGCCCTGTACTTCGCCTGGCTCGGCTGGTACACCTACATGCTGGTACCCGCCGCCGCCGTGGGCCTCCTCGTCTTCCTCAGCGGCTTCGCCCTGTTCAACGCCAGCCAGATCAG CAAGGAGATCTGCGAGGCCCACGACATCCTCCTGTGCCCTCGCGGCGACCACAGCCGCAGGTACCAGCAGCTCTCGGACACCTGCACCTTCGCCAAG CTCACGCACCTCTTCGACAACGAGGGCACCGTGGTCTTCGCCATCTTCATGGCTCTGTGGGGTGAGTGTCGGCGGGCACCGGCGGGCAGCCTGAGCCCCGGGGCCGCCAGCCCCGGAACCCCGCGCCCCCTCTCTGCTCCCGTCCGCAGCCACCGTGTTCCTGGAGATCTGGAAGCGGCAGCGGGCCCGTGTGGTCCTGCACTGGGACCTGTACGGCTGGGACGAGGACCAG GAGGAGATGGCGCTTCAGCTCATCAACCACCGCGACTACCAGCTGCGGCCGCACCAGCACTCCTACCTGAGGAGCAGCGTCATCCTCATCCTGTCTGTGCTCATG aTCTGCCTCATGATCGGCATGGCCCACCTGCTGGTGGTCTACCGGGTCCTGGCCGCCGCCCTCTTCAACTCCACCCTGCTGTTCCAGGAAGAGCAGGTGACCACGGCTGTGGTGGTGACCGGCGCCCTGTTCCACTATGTGGTCATCCTCATCATGACCAAG AGAAGCCCAGGACCTTCTCGGAGCGTGAGAGCAAGTTCACCACGAAGTTCTTCACTCTGCAGTTCTTTGCCCACTTCTCATCCCTCATCTACATTGCCTTCATCCTGGGCAG GATCAACGGTCACCCCGGGAAGTCTGTGCGCCTGGCGGGGCTGTGGAAGCTGGAGGAG TGCCATCTCAGCGGCTGCATGATGGACCTGTTCCTGCAGATGGCCATCATCATGGGTCTGAAGCAAACGCTCAGCAACTGTGCGGAGTACCTGGGCCC GTGGCTGGCTTACAAATGTCGCTTGATGCGCTTCAAGCTGGGCCGTGCATCTGGGGACCCCGAGCTCAGGGACATGCAGCACAACTACCTCCTGAACCCAGTCAACACCTTCAGCCTCTTTGACGAGTTCATGGAGATGA TGATCCAGTATGGCTTCACAACCATCTTCGTGGCCGCCTTCCCTCTCGCCCCGCTGCTCGCGCTCATCAGCAACCTCGTGGAGATCCGCCTGGACGCCATCAAGATGGTCAGGCTGCAGCGGCGCCTGGTGCCCCGCAAGGCCAAGGACATCG GGACCTGGCTGCAGGTGCTGGAGACCATTGGGGTGCTGGCAGTCATCGCCAACGGGATGGTCATCGCCTTCACTTCTGAGTTCATCCCCCGAGTGGTGTACAAGTACCATTATGGCCCCTGCCGACTGGGGGCCCAGCCTGCAGTGGA CTGCCTCACGGGCTACGTCAACCACAGCCTGTCTGTGTTCTACACCAAGGACTTCCAGGACCCCGTCCAGGCAGAAGGCTCAGAGAACATCACCGAGTGCAG GTACCGCGACTACCGCGACACCCAGGACTACAGCTTGTCGGAGCAGTTCTGGGTCCTGCTGGCCATCCGCCTGCTGTTCCTCATCCTCTTCGAG CTCCAGCTCCAAGAGCACAGACGTGTAAGAGACGCCGAGCTGCCCAAGAGGCTGAGAACCACCCGCCACCTGCCACCCCACTCGCAGCGGACGTGGGGGTCCCCGGAGCTCTGTGTGTGGGGGCCGCGGGGTGTTGTGAGCGGCACCCTGTGGTCTGTGAGGGCTCAGCCCCGACTTGAATTCTGGCCCCCCACCCACAGAGCTGGGCGAGGGGGGTTTGCCTCTCAGCACACACCACAGGAGGAGCGGCCTGTTTGCTGA